The proteins below are encoded in one region of Telopea speciosissima isolate NSW1024214 ecotype Mountain lineage chromosome 10, Tspe_v1, whole genome shotgun sequence:
- the LOC122643682 gene encoding homoserine kinase-like, whose product MARFISLKSIIIICIPSLTRKSYHHYYLPKTLPTLISFRCNYSSLLSTTTFRRNSYYDRPLTAFKIEPEPIFSYVKSFAPATIANVSPGSNQNQINCAIDGSIGNYVSVRIDPEVTPGMPAISDINGVIPKGYYPEISSAALQVMTKLGIKTVGLSLSIEKGLPPSWSIESKAATDAAVLVAVNELFGRKLSVSELIQAGVDGLSLMEWEDPDYQVFFIEIEIENSCRQEMGASIKETHKDYAKTKTKPHSSEYWGQNAPLIPGFEVIRETAEGKAMRCRIIKNRVSDDDDDYLEKVMKVALEEGAFGCKLVGPKVIVAVIDDMEKGKEIGYRMVEAFLNHGGGLKASAMVHKLDRVGTRVISRE is encoded by the exons ATGGCGAGGTTCATCAGTTTGAAGTCGATCATCATCATCTGTATCCCTTCTCTAACAAGAAAATCCTATCATCACTACTATCTACCCAAAACTCTTCCTACCCTTATTAGTTTTAGATGTAATTACTCTTCTCTGCTATCAACGACGACATTCAGACGCAATTCTTATTATGATCGGCCATTGACAGCCTTCAAAATTGAGCCGGAACCAATATTCTCTTATGTGAAATCCTTTGCTCCAGCTACAATAGCAAACGTGAGCCCGGGCTCTAATCAGAATCAGATCAATTGCGCCATCGATGGCAGTATCGGCAATTATGTTTCCGTTCGCATTGATCCAGAGGTTACTCCTGGAATGCCAGCAATCTCTGACATTAATGGCGTTATACCCAAGGGATATTATCCTGAAATTAGTTCCGCCGCTTTACAAGTCATGACAAAGCTGGGAATCAAAACCGTCGGTCTTTCCCTCTCTATAGAGAAGGGATTACCACCGTCATGGAGTATTGAATCCAAAGCTGCTACTGATGCTGCAGTTCTTGTTGCTGTTAATGAGCTTTTCGGCCGGAAATTGTCGGTCTCAGAATTAATTCAGGCGGGTGTCGATGGACTGAGTTTAATGGAATGGGAGGACCCCGATTATCAAGTCTTCTTCATCG AAATCGAAATTGAGAACTCGTGTAGACAAGAGATGGGGGCATCTATAAAGGAAACACACAAAGATTATGCGAAGACGAAGACGAAGCCTCATTCGAGTGAGTACTGGGGGCAGAATGCACCACTAATTCCTGGTTTTGAAGTGATACGCGAGACGGCCGAGGGGAAAGCAATGAGGTGTAGAATAATTAAAAACAGGgtcagtgatgatgatgatgattatctAGAGAAG GTGATGAAAGTAGCATTGGAGGAAGGAGCATTTGGGTGTAAGTTGGTTGGGCCTAAGGTTATAGTTGCAGTTATTGATGATATGGAGAAAGGTAAAGAGATTGGATATAGAATGGTTGAAGCTTTCCTCAACCATGGAGGAGGTTTGAAGGCTTCTGCAATGGTTCACAAGCTTGATCGGGTTGGTACCAGGGTTATTAGTAGAGAATGA